The genome window ACTGAAAAGAGAATGGATCACCTTCTTTCCAAAGGCAAAGTAGGCAGCAATGAAATGATAGCATTGGCTGAGAAGATTGCCCAAATGCATCGTGACGCTCCGGTTGTCTATCAACCGTTTGATCTGTTGGCACAGATGGCCACATTCAACGACATCGCTGGCATACGGCCATTTATTTTAAAGCATTCCAGTGCGAACATTCAAAACCAAACTAGTGAGAAATATGATAAAGGGGAGCTAATGCGTTGGCTTGGGGAAAGCGTTTGTTTTCCAACCAATTTGCTGCCAAGTCAACATTTAAGATGGTTGCCGATCGATGACAAATCTGCTAAACTTGAATTCGCATATAACAATTTGTCAGTTTCTTTCACTGTTATCTTTGACGCGCACCATCAGATCGCCGAATTACGTTTCCCTGGCGCTGGCCGTCGGGATGGCGCCTGAGCTGCTGCCTGCCATTATGACCGTAGCTATGTCGTCGGTAGCGGCAACGATGATGAAAAAGAAGGTGATTGTCAAGAAGCTTTTATCCATCCTTAACTTCGGCGAGGTCCGTATTTTGTGCTCCGACAAAACCGGGACCATTACAGAAGGCACTGTCATAGCAAATGTTTTTGTTGACGTATATGGCAATCCGGATGATCAGGTCCGGTTGTTCGCATTTTAAATGCATCCATGCAGCAGGGTTTCACTAACCCGGTCGACCAGGCGATCTGCGCGCTGAGCGTTCAAGATCCTGGTTATACCAAGCTTGGAGAAATACTTTACGATTTTATCAGATAGAGGCTGAGTATTTTGGTAGGCTTTCAAGAAGAAGCAATCATTATTAGTAATGGGGCTTTAGCCAACATTCTTCAAGTTTGCCAGTTTGTGCATACCCAGACGGAAGATTTACAGCAGCTGGATGAAAAGATGCGAAGCGATATCAATGATCGTTTTGAAGCTTTTTCCAAAGAAGGG of Dyadobacter chenhuakuii contains these proteins:
- a CDS encoding DUF6544 family protein encodes the protein MLRAVYLSSDRISISLHAQGKYTLDDKMYICQTMAELTDKHLSRGQTVLMMRRLPTEKRMDHLLSKGKVGSNEMIALAEKIAQMHRDAPVVYQPFDLLAQMATFNDIAGIRPFILKHSSANIQNQTSEKYDKGELMRWLGESVCFPTNLLPSQHLRWLPIDDKSAKLEFAYNNLSVSFTVIFDAHHQIAELRFPGAGRRDGA